The DNA segment CAGTGTTGAATGGGTGTTTTCTGGGAAAAGATCTTTTTTTTTACTAGCAACACTGAGACAAAATAATATCACATAGCTTCGAATCTAGCTGTCCATGGGAACAGTGAAAATGAACTCGCAGGTGACAGAAGACCCACCCACCCATCCTCCCCcactccaaacacacacacacacacacacacacacacacacacacacacacacacacacacacgcacacacacacaaaaacacgttaGAGCATTAAAACGGTAAAAGAAGAGGACTCGTAAAGTCAAACTCGTATAAGTCGTGCTCTCATTTCAGATACTAAGGATTAATTTCAGCCAGACACACAACCGAAAATTGCTATAGTTGAACAAAACCAAATACTCAAACTGTATTGGATTGATTTCCTAGCTCTAGATTTGCCAGATTCAAACGACTGCATTCGAATCGCTTCTATCAATACCAAAATTGTCAGGATTCTTTCTTTCGGCGGCGGGGTCGAGCAACGAGGGAGGGAGTGGGCAGGCAAACACTACAGATATCGATCCGCATGACTGTCAGGTCTTTGAGGCTggggggacggggggggggggggggggggacgacgGACGGAGGGGCCTGAGGAGGGGATGGAAGGAGGCTGATGAAAGAGGCAGGGATAACGGCCAGGCCCTCAGAGGTATTGAATTACCATTTCCGGTTTCCTCGGCTAATCTGCAAGATTGTGGCCACGCGAGTCCACGTTGTATTCAGACGGGGCAAGGACCTTCTTCTAAATATGTCCCttcttttgtcttcttcttgtacttctccttcctcttcttctctctccctccctctcttctttATTTCCCTTCTATGTCTTCTTGTACTTCTATTTCTACTccttcttttgttctttttcttgttctccttgtcctctctctctctctctctctctctctctctctctctctccctctctctctctctctctccctctctctctctctctctctctctctctctctctctctctctctctctctctctctctctctctctctctctctctctcttctctcccccctctttaCCCTTGTCCTCCTTGACAAGTGTACTGGCCAAACACTTCAGGCCAGGAGTCTCGTGTTCTCTGTTCACTGCTCTTCTCTTCAGCCTGGCCTTAGTTCGTCCTCTTCATGGTGATCAAAGGGAATGATACGTGAGAGTGTTTTCAAAGCATCGTGTCTTTGTGGATGCTGCACTGGTCTATCAAAGTTACCTGCGTTGACCTACTACCGGAAAGTACTAGTTCTACCAGCCAAACAGATAAGACAAACGAGTACTGTTGCCATTCAAAGCAGGAGATAAAAGCCACAAATATGTAGTAGACAACACAGCACGGATAGACTCACTGGATTAGAGAGGCAAAGCTGGAAGAGGGAGGtagcgagagagggaggggtAAACAAGGGTGTAGGTAGTGAGTGAGAGGCGAAAGAAGGAAAATGAGCAAAAGATCTTCAAGGGGCTACAAACACAAGCCTCTCGCAGAAGCAGAACTGATGCCAAAAGCAGTTGTACAGGCAGTTGTGTGCCAAAAGCCACATGGCCAGGAGTCTGCCAACGACAGATTCAGATTCCAGGCAGGGCGCGGAACTCATTAACAACGCCAGACAACGGCGAGAGAAAGCACAACATTCAAAGGTTCTTTACAGCAACCTCACACCATTGTGAAACAATCAGCTGTTTGGGGAGAAGTGGAATGTGATGCTAAATGATGATCGACTTTGCAGAGGAAAACAATGCTCTTGTAAAACAGATACAAACCGAccggaaaaaaataaaacaaacaacaaacaaggcaTGGTAAACACAAAGACTGGGGTTTGTATGAATTAGATGGAGACGCACATTCaccataaggccaaaaagaaaaatatgtgtttccggtaacccgaccgactctatttttaagcgccgaccctaaagggtttttttcgcttttcgcacccaaaaacaaaacaaaacaaaaccaaacccGGTAGGTAATCGGTCGATGAGACTTCACAATCGaagagacttacctcccgtttccgtcgtcacgcgaaaaaaacatggcggccaatgacgccggcaaaaaaacccacgtaaagagacgttaacaaaacgtaagaaaaaggtttataaaaaaaaaatattaaaaaaaaaaaccgagtgaccgaccctatttttttcggcgatgttaccggaaacagacatatttttctttttggccaaaCTTTGAGTACTACCAACATTTTTAAATATCAGGCGAGAAGACATGGGTCTTCAGCTGCAACATTCGCAGAGAAACAGATAgacacatagacaaacacacgtacacagacaaacaaacagacagacacagacacacggggTAAAACCCAAATCAGTACTCACCAACATTGAAGGGGGCATCTACCTGAGGGAAAAACCCATGGCTCAGTacatgtgtgtgatggtgcgtGTGAAGGTGTCGCTGAGTAGGAGGAGACGAAGATCCTCGCTGTTTATCCGCAGAGGACAGGGCCGATATGCTGGGGTTCCTCGCCTCTCCTTCCCCGGGTTTGGCCGGAGCAGGTGAAGCACTGCTGGGACGAACGCGGGACTTCTCGTTGGCAAGCTCGTGGATCTTGTGCACCGGGCTGTAGAACTGTCCCTGAGGTCCTTCAGCTCCCCCTTTTACGCTGTCTTCATTGGAAGTGGGGTGAGGTCCTGAGGGTTTGGGAGGGTCCCCCTTGCTGCTTTCTTTGTCCACTTCCACTAGAGGAGGTCCCATGCGGTATGCCAGCTGTGAAGGGTGGATGTACGCTGTGGGGTGGGGAGCTGCTGTGGCGTAGCCGATCATGTGGGGGCCCATCTGGCGGTACATGGGGTGGCCCGGGTCCACAGGCATGGGCCCGTAGTGAGGTGAGGGGATGACGGAGTAGGGGTAGGGCGCGTACTGTCCGGGTGGCCCTTGGGGATGATTGGGGGATGGCATGGAGGAGACCACAGACATGCCCATGCCGCCAGGTTGTTGGTCCTGAGATTTGGGTCTTTTGGGAGGTTCTGAAAGACCGCTGGAACTTCTGCCCTTATCCACACTACCACCTAGTCTCTTGTCGTCACTGCTCTTTTGATCCTGTGCTCGGGAGGAGTCCTTGACACGATTGAAGTCTACAGGTTCCTTCTTTATGTCCTCGGGTTTCATGGCACCAGGGGGAAAGCTGCCTGAGCGAGGCGATGAGTCCATCCCAGGACCACTCTTCAGCTCAGGAGGTTTCCCGTGCTGCTCCATCTTGCGCTTGTCCGCTGTCCTCTGCTGCTGCTGAAAGAACATCATACGGCGGTTCTCTTCCTGCTTCCTGCTCATGTCCATATCCTGTCGACCTCGGTCCATCTGCGACTTGAGTTCAATGTTCTCTTTCAGGATCTGGTGGTTCTCGTTCTGCTTCTCCCTCAGAGCTTGCTGCTCTCTCTGCTCCCTGTCGTCGGGGCCTTCACCCATTGATTTGCCGTCAAACATTCTATCCCCTGCAGGGCCCTGGGGGCCGTACATGGGCTGGGGGCCTTTCTGCACACCGCTTGGTCCTGCCTCAGGGGTGGAGCTCGACCGATCAACGGACGATGGCCTGGACTCTTGCTGCTTTCTGTTGGGTGTTCCAGTAGGTTCTGGCCTCTTGAGCATCATGCCTTGCTGCTGCTCCTGAAGCCGCTTCTGCTCCTGGGAGAGCCTCTCCACCATCTGACGGTAGTGGGGATCCTGTTGGCCCAAGATGTACTGGGCGAGAGGGTCCAGCATCCCGTAGTGTGCCATGTACTGGTACTGGGCCTGCTGGGGCATCAAGCGGATCTGAGAGTAGATCTGCAGCCACTTCTGCTGCCACTccagctgctgctgctggtagatctgctgctgctgctgcgggGGGAGCTGCTGGGAAAGCTGCTGGGAAAGCTGCTGGGAAAGCTGCTGGGGAGGCATCCCTGGCATCCCTGGCATCCCTGGCCCCTCAGGCTTGCTGGTACCAGGTGGGCCTTTAGAGGCTGAGTCCTTATTCTCGGGGTTCTCAACACCACTCTTCATGGGGTCACTGCCAGGGTGGACCGCGCGATTGTCTTCTGGTCGATTGCCATTATTGCTGTCTTTGTCCTTCTGAGATGGGGGTTTGTTGGAGTTGGGTGACGCGTGGGGTGTGTTGACGTTGGGAGACATGAAGGGGGATGGACGGTTGTAGTAATACATTCCATAAGATGACGGTGGCCCATCACTACCATCACCCTGCGGTGGATTGCTACCACTGTCGTCTTTCTTAACTGCACTGCTGCTATCCTTCTTGGGGCTCTCCTGCTGCTGAGGTGAGGAGGAATCGTTAGCATCTGAAATGTCAGAGTAGGCTGGGCTTTGCACATCGTCATTGATGGGCGTTTTCCTATCACCAGCACTCACGTGCAGAGGAGAGTTGACCTTGAGCAGACCTGGGGGCTGCACAGACCTCACCTGATCTGAGCTCTTACCCACCTGCGAACTGGGGGCAGGGGACGGCACAACTCCGCTGGAAGACATAGAAGAACGAGGAGAGTCTGCTGGTTTTGAAACCTCTATGCTTGGAATACCGTCTTTTCTTGGCGCGCCATCCAAGGGTCGTGACATGGGTGGGGAGGCAACGGACTTGATAACAGCGGGGCGGTCCGACTTGGTGCCGTCCTCCTTGTGTTTGCTGATGGAGGAAGCCCCTCCCGCTTGCTGTGGACCCTCgcgttccttcttcttcttggtcttGCTGCGCTTTTCCTTCAGGTCGGCAAGAGCCGGGTTGACACTGGAGTACTCACCCATGATGGTTGGCTTGGGCTGGATCATCTTCAGCGCCTGAGAGACAGGAGGATGCCCCGAGGAGCTCCCCAAGCCTTGACCAGCAGGACCTGACGATGCCATTGCCAGCGGCGTGGGAGCTGGCACAATAGGTCTTGCCGTCACTTTGCTTTTGGATTTGTCCATTTTGCTGTCCTTACTGTCGAGCGTGCCCATGGGGGCCACAGTGATGGGGAGAGGTGTGGGGGTGGAAACGACAGAGCCAGCAGGGACAGCTATCACAGGGGCCTGAACTGTGTTGCCAGAGGACATAGCAGGCATACCTCCCAGACACCCGACACTGCCCATCTGCTGCACCTGCCCAGGTAATCCTGGTGTTTTAGACACAGCCAGGCTGACAGACATGCTCGGGCCTCCATCCTTCTTTTTGGAACTGACCGTGGTGGTGGTCAGGGTGGTGGAAGGCATGGCACTCTGTGCGCTCAGACTAGTGTTCATTATGGAGCTGCTGTTCAACGAACTGTTACACTCCATACTCTTGCTCACAGAGGAAAAGCTGTCCATCTTTGGCTTGTCGGTGCTCTGAGCATTCACACGACTGGCGAAGGCTTTCAAAGGAATGTTATCCTCGATGGAGGAGCAGTCTTTCTCCAGCGATTTCTCTCGTTGCTTCTCCCTCTGCAATCTCTGCTCTTTGGCTTTGGCTCTCTCGGCCCTTTCCGACATCTGCTGCGCTTTCTTCTCTGCGTTCTTCTTATCGCGCGCCTCAGTGTCCATGTCATCGTCATCGTCCTTGTCCTCATCCGCAGCCGAATTGGACTGTTGGTGCGCATGAGTCTGATGATAGCGGAGTCCATTGATGTGCTTGTACTTCTTCTTACAGTTGGGTTCCGGACATTCAATCACGCCACCAGGAGTGGGGCTCTCGGTGCCAGAGGCTCCCCCTCTTGAGCACGACCTGCTCCTCTTGCTGGCACCGGGGACACTTTTCTCTCCTTTGCTGGCTGAGTCCGACTCCTCATTATTCCTGGCTTTCCTCTTGACACCAGAAGAGGAACCATCTGGACGAGCGGGGCTGGCAGGAGTTgagaaattgttgttgttgctgccacGTCTAGTTTTGCGGAGCTTGCGACCTTCCGTGATGGAGCGATCGCCTGAGGGAGTTCCTGCTGCAGCCCTGCCGCGCTTGCCTCGCCCTTTGGGTGTCCGTGTCTCAAAGTCACTGACAGGAGAATCACAGTTTGGTCTGCAACATTCACACAAATAACCACAATATTAGGATAGGGAAATAACCACGATGTACGAACAGGCATGTAAAAATAATATACCCGTCTGTGGGGAAATAAATGTGCAGTTAGAAATTTGAATGTAATTGTGTTTGTTCACTGGTAGCATttttgttactgtttgtttgtttgtttgcttaacgcccagccgaccacgaagggccatatcagggcggtgctgctttgacatataacgtgcgccacacacaagacagaagtcgcagcacaggcttcatgtctcacccagtcacattattctgacaccggaccaaccagtcctagcaataaccccataatgccaggcggagcagccactagattgccaattttaaagtcttaggtatgacccggccggggttcgaacccacgacctcccgatcacggggcggacgccttaggccaaccgtgccgataTTTTTGTTACTGTGTTCTTGGTGATTGTTTATAACTGTGTATTTGGATTGATGACAAGTGACAGTACTACTGTCTCGCATAGTTACTACCTAAACAGCAAACTTTTACTTTCACCATCCAAAACAAAGTTATATTTTCAACTCACTGAAAAACAGTCAACTATAATTTTGAGTGACTCAAATTCATTGGAATGAACTGGGAGAGGGAAAAGCacattctttaacttcaaagaAATGTAAATAAAATGAAGGCTTCATGCCTGAATTCCTCTAACAGCTCATGTTACCCTCTGACTCACATTTTCTTTAATCTAATTGTGAATAATTGCTCTGCCACTCAGCCTAATCCCTTGAAAATGTAATCATAGGTGTCATCTCATGTATGCATCTCATTAtgcgtgagagagaaagagagagagagagtagggaaccgagagagattgagagaaagtgtgtgtgtgtgtgtgtgcgggggggggtgtgtggagggtgtgtgtgtgtgtgcgtgtatgcgtgtgtgtgtgtctgtctgtctgtctgtctgtctgtctgtgtgtatgtgtgtgtctgcaaatATTCTCCTCTAAAAGTAAAATGAGCCAGGCTCCTCCATATAACCAATCATCAACAGATACATCAATATTGCCCATCTCAATCATCCCCTTTCCTTTCCTCAGAAAACAAAAATCGAAAATGAAATGTTGCACACAAAAAACTGTATCAGAAAAATAAAGACTGATCACACAGTCAATATCATACAGCAAGTGGAAACAGCTTTGAACAAAAGATTAAAAATAAACTGCCTAAAAAATCTGCTTCAGAAAAATAATCTGATCACATAGTAAATATTAAAGCAAGCTGTAACATCTGCTGTGACAACTGTCATTGAGCGATCTTCATTCAACGTGTGGTACATGAAGTGATAAGAAAGTATTAGGGGGCAGACTGCATAAACTTAAATACAACTAAAAAGTACACTTGCTAAGTTGCTTGAATACCCTCAGCGAAGATGTCAATCAAGGAATCCCAAAAGTTTTATGTTTCACACCCTAAACACCCTGCTTCACTAACAGCTACAACTACAATTCcctcaccccacccctccctagGCTATGATATATAATAACAGCAGAGACTTCAAGCATGCAGCAGGGCATCATAAATTCATATGAGCAATAGacggaaaaagaaacaaaacaaaaaaggtcgACGTGACAAGAGTTTATGGTTCCAATAATACAGCCTTCATGTTTGATTTTTATCATTGTTTGTGTATACGCAACAGATGGGAAAGAGaaatgaaccccccccccccccaaaaaaaaaaagagatagaAATGAAACTAGTTTATGGTTCAAGTGAAATAGCCTTGTGTTTATAATTTTTTACGTGGGTTTTcctttctcttttctctctcacttctcCTTTTACTCCCTCGCGTCTCTTGTTGgggaattgtttgtttgttcgttcatgggctgaaactcccacggcttttacgtgtatgaccgtttttaccccgccatttaggcagccatacgccgctttcggaggaagcatgctgggtattttcgtgtttctataacccaccgaactctgacatggattacaggatctttttcgtgcgcacttggtcttgtgcttgcgtgtacacacgggggtgttcggacaccgaggagagtctgcacacaaagttgactatgagaaataaatctctcgccgaacgtggggacgaactcacgctgacagcggccaactggatacaaaaatAATGAAGTTGTCAGTAACGCAAGCAGTGGGAAATTCAGTGCAACCGGAAGACTGCGTCGATACAGCGTATTTATGTTAGCGCTAAAAAGAATTTAAGACATGgcaggatgggggggggggggggtgggtcgGCGGTGTTTTGTGGAAAAGCACGTACCAGGAAAAAGTAGAGTTCCTTCTGTTTctggtgctgttttgacattaaaatgctctttttttaCAAGTACGTTAAAGTATACTCTTTGTTTGGAacataccaccccccccccccccaacatacccccctctctctctctctctctctctctctctctctctctctctctctctctctctctctctctccctctctctctctcgtgaatTTCGCGAGCTGGTTGTGAGAGTGCTTATCAATGTTCAAGTGATACCGTTGGCGGCGAAAGTGGTTCTTGTCACCAAAACACGGGCAGAAACATGCGCTTGACACGTCAAACACATGGCAATGCTGTATCTTTTTTGTACAGTTGAATCTGAAATGTTCGCATGTATTCGGGGTTTTTCGAACGCCGAAAGGTATTCTACTGCTACGTACGCTGTAATACGCCTCATTGTGAAACCCATAGTTCTTGCCATAATGACTGgctataaaaaaataaaataaattcagAGGATCTGTTGTCTCAGAAACTCCCTTTCATCCTAAAGCCCCACTCAAAATAAATGAGCTACTCAATCATTGCATGCTGTACTAACTACGACTGAGAAGGCGGCCTAGTAACCAACAGGGTAGAGGGGGAGGCGTGTGGTGGAAAGGGGGTTCGTGTgttgctgggggggggggtagtctgCAGTCCatccccctgcccccccccccccccccccgccaggTGGTCTGAGTGGCTGACGGATGGCAGAGGCGAAGTGTGTTCAGACATGCATGCCACGAATGTTTTCCACCTTTCTTCTAAACGACGGCCTGGCCAAAGCCGACATGTTTACTAAACTTGCTGTCGCGACGTTGAAAGCAAAACCTGGTGTGTACTTTTTCTGTGAAAGATTGAAACACTGACCTTGCTTGACTTTTCTACTTATACTTAGTAATCATTTACCACAAAGGTTTGACCACTACAGGGGAAATTAAAAGACATGGTCCCAAAGTAGCGTTTGTCAACTTATGCCAGGGTTTTCGTTATGTGCCGCGAGCACCATTTTACTTCATCTGACTTAGTAGTACGTACTCGCTATTCTAGCCCATACATTCTTATACAAGTTTCTTAGTCTGACCTCTTCTGACACTTTGTCCTCGTTGCACAGtacttctctctcctctctctctatgtccccccccccctctccctctccctctctctctctctctctctctctctctctctctctctctctctctctctctcttgtgaaTTGATAACTACACTTTTCTTATTCGTTCTTTGCTCTTTTCGCAGCAGCTGTAATGTTAACAACGTTTTAAACCTGAATTCGAACACTTACCGCGTGTGCAACTATTCAGTTCTTCTAACCACAATAAGTATATATCACATCGGCAGAGGGACGAAAActacaacaaaatcaacaacaaaactaaaccTGGTGGAAACTTTAGGGTAGCTAACGTCATaaacatgaaacaaaacaaaacatacaagaGAATAATCTTCCCAATTACCTCAAACATTCTTATTCAACTATTTAGCATATTCTTTCCATATTTGCGCAATTCATTTTTACGTAACGCCATTGTAATGCACGGTGCATGCAAACCAGAAACACTA comes from the Littorina saxatilis isolate snail1 unplaced genomic scaffold, US_GU_Lsax_2.0 scaffold_1534, whole genome shotgun sequence genome and includes:
- the LOC138957794 gene encoding zinc finger protein 608-like (The sequence of the model RefSeq protein was modified relative to this genomic sequence to represent the inferred CDS: added 1089 bases not found in genome assembly); the protein is MSNVSHISTVDRGLKMKIKRTKVGANSGKGDTKGDGVLGKGDSSSAGSTTTTNTTTTTTSTASTTQHNPAPGGILLVNGVPSGSNTTTSVGGVVGIVSMDTKISGSIGSTGGNTPTKAGGGAGSASVMAAAPDTLSKDKLASPKVKAPFTHKKDKSKDKTSSSGGGGGTGGGTKPLQGDTNSSILLSNGSTSVGSNSSGGGGAIGGVNPNSGGLSGLSSVGNGLDHYPQITMEPRVAMEAVSVKQREVTRPVLDDPYEFNAKVEDGFGLPPKKLKTETKVETPTSPAHVPMTVQDAVAESCSVGTNTESDLLGPCEPGTSVTLQGIVWQEQTENGLLVVNVTWRDKTYVGTLLDATKNEWAPPRPNCDSPVSDFETRTPKGRGKRGRAAAGTPSGDRSITEGRKLRKTRRGSNNNNFSTPASPARPDGSSSGVKRKARNNEESDSASKGEKSVPGASKRSRSCSRGGASGTESPTPGGVIECPEPNCKKKYKHINGLRYHQTHAHQQSNSAADEDKDDDDDMDTEARDKKNAEKKAQQMSERAERAKAKEQRLQREKQREKSLEKDCSSIEDNIPLKAFASRVNAQSTDKPKMDSFSSVSKSMECNSSLNSSSIMNTSLSAQSAMPSTTLTTTTVSSKKKDGGPSMSVSLAVSKTPGLPGQVQQMGSVGCLGGMPAMSSGNTVQAPVIAVPAGSVVSTPTPLPITVAPMGTLDSKDSKMDKSKSKVTARPIVPAPTPLAMASSGPAGQGLGSSSGHPPVSQALKMIQPKPTIMGEYSSVNPALADLKEKRSKTKKKKEREGPQQAGGASSISKHKEDGTKSDRPAVIKSVASPPMSRPLDGAPRKDGIPSIEVSKPADSPRSSMSSSGVVPSPAPSSQVGKSSDQVRSVQPPGLLKVNSPLHVSAGDRKTPINDDVQSPAYSDISDANDSSSPQQQESPKKDSSSAVKKDDSGSNPPQGDGSDGPPSSYGMYYYNRPSPFMSPNVNTPHASPNSNKPPSQKDKDSNNGNRPEDNRAVHPGSDPMKSGVENPENKDSASKGPPGTSKPEGPGMPGMPGMPPQQLSQQLSQQLSQQLPPQQQQQIYQQQQLEWQQKWLQIYSQIRLMPQQAQYQYMAHYGMLDPLAQYILGQQDPHYRQMVERLSQEQKRLQEQQQGMMLKRPEPTGTPNRKQQESRPSSVDRSSSTPEAGPSGVQKGPQPMYGPQGPAGDRMFDGKSMGEGPDDREQREQQALREKQNENHQILKENIELKSQMDRGRQDMDMSRKQEENRRMMFFQQQQRTADKRKMEQHGKPPELKSGPGMDSSPRSGSFPPGAMKPEDIKKEPVDFNRVKDSSRAQDQKSSDDKRLGGSVDKGRSSSGLSEPPKRPKSQDQQPGGMGMSVVSSMPSPNHPQGPPGQYAPYPYSVIPSPHYGPMPVDPGHPMYRQMGPHMIGYATAAPHPTAYIHPSQLAYRMGPPLVEVDKESSKGDPPKPSGPHPTSNEDSVKGGAEGPQGQFYSPVHKIHELANEKSRVRPSSASPAPAKPGEGEARNPSISALSSADKQRGSSSPPTQRHLHTHHHTHVLSHGFFPQVDAPFNV